TTCCGCGGCTCCTCTTGCGCAACCGAGGGAAGGCTAAAGTAAAAAATTGAACCCTTGCCCTCTTCGCTCGTGATCCAGATTTCGCCCTTTTGCCGCTCAACCAATTCCTTGGCGATGGCCAAACCCAGACCCACGCCATCTCCCCGGCCGTCGCCCAATTGGACGAATTCCTTGAAAATCTTGTCGAGATCATCCTTCGGGATGCCGGGACCGCTGTCTTGAACGTAAAAAACCACGCTGCCGATATGCTCGCCTTGCCCTTTCCCGGCGCCCACCAAAACCGGCCCTCCGGCCGGCGTATGCTTGATCGCGTTGGACATCAAATTCGTCAACACTTGAACGCTGCGGGATGGGTCCGCAAAAACCGCAAGGTCCTCTTGGGCGGCTTCGCCTTTTAAATCAACGCCCTTGCTCCGCGCCCACGGACCCAAAGCGTCGAGCGCCTCCCTAATCATCGGCGCGACGGCCACGGCTTTAGGCGCGATGGACATGGCGCCTGACTTGAGCTTGGAAAAATTGAGGATTTCCCCGATCAGGCTTTGAAGCCGGCGGCTGTTTTTTATGCTGATCGATAAAAATTGGCGTTCCTCGGGTTTTAATTGGGGCCCCACGGTTTCATCAAGCAATTCCAGAGCCGAATTGATGGAGGAAAGCGGCGCTTTCAACTCATGGGTCATGCGGGCGACGAATTGCTCCTGGCGATTCAAGGCT
The DNA window shown above is from Elusimicrobiota bacterium and carries:
- a CDS encoding PAS domain-containing protein gives rise to the protein LKQDNKRLKNEYLRTAGVLSRVADGTVVVDKNGHVLAMNPAAEELFGKRLAELAGKPINYGVNPDEHLVVLASDIEAALDSTAPENIQVMSRDSIEQTIRRSMALVHNETGNVVGTYMALPWTNQVKEALNRQEQFVARMTHELKAPLSSINSALELLDETVGPQLKPEERQFLSISIKNSRRLQSLIGEILNFSKLKSGAMSIAPKAVAVAPMIREALDALGPWARSKGVDLKGEAAQEDLAVFADPSRSVQVLTNLMSNAIKHTPAGGPVLVGAGKGQGEHIGSVVFYVQDSGPGIPKDDLDKIFKEFVQLGDGRGDGVGLGLAIAKELVERQKGEIWITSEEGKGSIFYFSLPSVAQEEPRNRAEPSWNEQLFQILSTHYRGS